One window of the Streptomyces sp. TS71-3 genome contains the following:
- a CDS encoding ROK family glucokinase, with protein sequence MGLTIGVDIGGTKIAAGVVDEEGSILETHTVPTPSTAEGIVDAICSAVTGAGDGHEIDAVGIGAAGYVDDKRATVLFAPNIHWRHEPLKDKVEQRVGMPVVVENDANAAAWGEYRFGAGQGHEDVICITLGTGLGGGIIIGNKLRRGRFGVAAEFGHIRVVPDGLLCGCGSQGCWEQYASGRALVRYAKQRANATPENASILLGLGDGTPDTIEGRHVSEAARQGDPVAIDSFRELARWAGAGLADLASLFDPSAFIVGGGVSDEGELVLDPIRKSFRRWLIGGQWRPHAQVLAAQLGNKAGLVGAADLARQG encoded by the coding sequence ATGGGACTCACCATCGGGGTGGACATCGGCGGCACCAAGATCGCAGCCGGGGTGGTGGACGAAGAAGGTTCGATCCTGGAGACGCACACCGTGCCCACCCCGTCGACCGCCGAGGGCATCGTCGACGCGATCTGCTCGGCCGTCACCGGTGCCGGCGATGGGCACGAGATCGACGCCGTCGGCATCGGCGCCGCCGGTTACGTCGACGACAAGCGCGCCACGGTGCTCTTCGCACCCAACATCCACTGGCGCCACGAGCCGCTGAAGGACAAGGTCGAGCAGCGCGTGGGCATGCCGGTCGTGGTGGAGAACGACGCGAACGCCGCGGCCTGGGGCGAGTACCGCTTCGGCGCCGGCCAGGGCCACGAGGACGTCATCTGCATCACCCTGGGCACCGGCCTCGGGGGCGGCATCATCATCGGCAACAAGCTCCGCCGCGGACGCTTCGGAGTGGCCGCCGAGTTCGGCCACATCCGGGTCGTGCCCGACGGCCTGCTGTGCGGCTGCGGCAGCCAGGGCTGCTGGGAGCAGTACGCCTCCGGCCGTGCTCTGGTGCGGTACGCGAAGCAGCGCGCCAACGCCACCCCGGAGAACGCCTCGATACTCCTCGGCCTCGGCGACGGCACCCCGGACACCATCGAGGGCCGGCACGTCAGCGAGGCGGCACGGCAGGGCGACCCGGTCGCGATCGACTCGTTCCGCGAGCTGGCCCGGTGGGCCGGCGCCGGCCTCGCCGACCTGGCCTCCCTCTTCGACCCGTCCGCGTTCATCGTGGGCGGCGGCGTCTCGGACGAGGGCGAGCTGGTGCTCGACCCGATCCGCAAGTCCTTCCGGCGCTGGCTGATCGGCGGCCAATGGCGGCCGCACGCCCAGGTGCTGGCCGCCCAGCTCGGCAACAAGGCGGGCCTCGTGGGCGCCGCCGACCTGGCCCGGCAGGGCTGA
- a CDS encoding endonuclease/exonuclease/phosphatase family protein yields MPTSTAAVTPIPQSRTEEDGSAVIRVLSYNIRSLRDDPDALARVIRACAPDLVLVQEAPRFFRWRKKLARLASQTGLVILAGGAPAAGPALLCSLRATVERTEDVLLPRTPGLHRRGFAVAVVRFGRARLGVLSCHLSLQDDERHAQAGMLLNRLGALGAPHAVAGGDVNDRPESRTFRRLAGALRDCWAVAPWGAEHTAPADGPRQRIDAIFATEGVEVLACGVPRDLPGVSQGDLTAATDHLPVLAALRIPPAG; encoded by the coding sequence ATGCCCACCAGCACCGCGGCCGTCACGCCGATACCGCAGTCCCGTACCGAGGAGGACGGCTCCGCCGTCATCCGGGTGCTCAGTTACAACATCAGGTCGCTCCGTGACGATCCGGACGCACTCGCCCGCGTGATCCGGGCCTGCGCACCGGACCTGGTGCTGGTCCAGGAGGCACCGCGGTTCTTCCGGTGGCGCAAGAAGCTGGCCCGGCTGGCCTCCCAGACCGGCCTGGTGATCCTCGCCGGCGGCGCCCCCGCGGCGGGCCCGGCGCTGCTCTGCTCGCTGCGCGCCACCGTCGAGCGCACCGAGGACGTCCTGCTGCCGCGCACCCCGGGCCTGCACCGGCGCGGCTTCGCCGTGGCCGTGGTCCGCTTCGGCCGGGCCCGCCTCGGCGTGCTGAGCTGCCACCTCTCCCTGCAGGACGACGAGCGGCACGCCCAGGCCGGCATGCTGCTGAACCGCCTGGGCGCCCTCGGCGCCCCCCACGCCGTCGCGGGCGGTGACGTCAACGACCGCCCGGAGAGCCGGACGTTCCGGCGCCTGGCCGGAGCCCTGCGGGACTGCTGGGCCGTTGCGCCGTGGGGCGCGGAGCACACCGCCCCGGCCGACGGCCCGCGGCAGCGGATCGACGCGATCTTCGCCACCGAGGGCGTGGAGGTGCTGGCCTGCGGGGTGCCCCGGGACCTGCCCGGGGTGAGCCAGGGCGACCTGACGGCGGCCACGGACCACCTTCCCGTCCTGGCCGCGCTCAGGATCCCGCCCGCTGGATGA